Genomic DNA from Candidatus Binatia bacterium:
TGCGCCGAGATACAGGATCGGCATCCAGCCGGCCATCGATGCGAAGTTGATAAAATCGCCCCGGCCTCGTTCGAGCATTCCAGGCAATGCAAATTTCGTGATGTTGACAACACCGCCGTAATTGATGTCCATGATCTTCTGAATAATTGAGACGTCTTGATCCATGAGCAGGCCGGTGGGCATGATGGCAGCCGCGTTGTAGACTCGGTCGATGGGCCCGAGGTCTTGCTCGCAGCGCCTCACCGCAGACTCGACCGAGGCCGGATCGGTCACGTCGGTGGGAATGGTCAAGATGCCGTCGTGACCATCGGCCGTCTCTTTCAAGCCGTCTATGTTCACGTCCAGAGCAGCGACCAACTTGCCCTGCGCTGCGAGATTGCGCGCCGCGAGTCGCCCCATCCCGCTTCCGCCACCTGTAATCAATGCAACCTTGCCTGCAAATGCCATCTCAATCTCCTTGTCTGGGTTGTGGGGGTCCCTTGCAAAGCCGAATGCTGTATCCGATCGGTTCTGCAATGCGGAGCTTCAGAATAGTCGACCGACCGAGGCGACGGCATGGTCTTCGCCGAAGTCGAGGAGTGCGACATGGGCGACCTCAACGGTGAGAACGCTCCCTGCGACATGGAGTGCGTCGCCCACTAGTCCCCACCCCTCTCGCAGAGCACATACGGGCAGGTCCCCCCTTGAGGGGGTCTGCCCGTCGCTAGTTAAAGGCCGTCGGGCTGGCGCGGACTGGCGGCCTCTTGCACGTTGAGCGTCCGACGGACTAGCGTGCAACCGTGAGCGCGAAGCAGCAGTCCGAGAGGCCACGGTTCCGAGTTGGCCGACTTGACCACGTCCACATCCGGGTGCCGGACCGAGCCGAGGCGGCCGCGTGGTACGCCGAACATCTCGGCTTCGAGGCTGTCGAGCGCTTCGACTTTTGGGCCAAGGGCTTCCCGGGCGGCCCCCTACAAATCTCGGCGGACGGGGGTCAAACGATGCTCGCCCTCTTCGAGGCGAGCGAAGGGCACCCCATGATCAAGCAGGAGACAGGGGTGGCCTTTAGCGTCGACGCCGAGGCCTATATGGCCTTCACCCGCTCTTTGCCCGGAAGCATTTGTCACCCCTCTGGAAAACCCCTGGTCCCAAACAACATGGTCGATTTTGACATGTGTTGGGCCTTCGACTTCGCCGACCCCTGGGGCAACCAATACGAACTCAACTGCTATGAGTACGCGCGCATCGCCTCGGAGCTCATCGAGGCCGACGGGATCGAGCCGACGCGCTACTGGCCGCGTGAGCTGCACGACAACTGGCGCAAGTCCTGATTCGCGCGGGCCCATGAGGCAGAAAGAGGCGCACGCATACGTCCGGCAAGGCGCCGTTCGGTCGGATTGCAGCCGAAAGGGGCTTCATGTCGGCTATCCGCATTGGCGGGTTGGTCGCTACTGCAGGCATTTTTATTGCGATGGTTGTTTACATCGCGAACACGGGTATACCCGGGATTGAAATTCCTTTGCGGATTCTTGAAGACTAATCAGCTTGCAGTACCGCAAAGAAACGCGGGGACAGTTTTCCCATTTCAATCAGACTTGTGCACCTCGTCCCAGGCGTCACGAACCGCGCGCACGGTGACCGCAACCACGACCCCCGTAAAGAGTATCCCGATGAAACCCAACAACACGGCAACGAATCTACCAGCCGCTGTGTGTGGGACGATGTCTCCGTATCCGACAGTGAGCCCCGTGATAAAGGAGAAGTAGATTGATGCTCCGATGGGAAGGCCTTCGAACCATGCGATCGCTAGAGCACAGATCAGGATCAACATAAGGAGTGCCAAGTAAACGGTACGAAGGTGCCAACTCATTAAAACGAAATGGCTGAGGAAACGCGCAAGCATCGACACCTCCAAAGCCTGGTCGCGACCCAACCGATTTTTAGTTTTTGTAATCACGCGCCGCATAAATCTACGCATCGGCCCCGATTGGGCCGGGTACCGTCTCCCGTCTCAATCTGATTGAACGTCTGATTAAGCACGCAGGTTGGTTGCCGACAGGGGGTGGCAGCCAGAAAAGAAGAACCGCTATTTTCATTGGGTCAATGCCGAACATCCTGCTCTCCTTGTGGACTCTGTGTGGTTGCCTC
This window encodes:
- a CDS encoding VOC family protein, which produces MSAKQQSERPRFRVGRLDHVHIRVPDRAEAAAWYAEHLGFEAVERFDFWAKGFPGGPLQISADGGQTMLALFEASEGHPMIKQETGVAFSVDAEAYMAFTRSLPGSICHPSGKPLVPNNMVDFDMCWAFDFADPWGNQYELNCYEYARIASELIEADGIEPTRYWPRELHDNWRKS
- a CDS encoding potassium channel family protein — translated: MLILICALAIAWFEGLPIGASIYFSFITGLTVGYGDIVPHTAAGRFVAVLLGFIGILFTGVVVAVTVRAVRDAWDEVHKSD
- a CDS encoding SDR family NAD(P)-dependent oxidoreductase, whose protein sequence is MAFAGKVALITGGGSGMGRLAARNLAAQGKLVAALDVNIDGLKETADGHDGILTIPTDVTDPASVESAVRRCEQDLGPIDRVYNAAAIMPTGLLMDQDVSIIQKIMDINYGGVVNITKFALPGMLERGRGDFINFASMAGWMPILYLGAYNASKFAVVAFAEVLYHENRHKGVRFACVCPPPVATPLLKQAEDNVWPKTFDTAPPIEPQDVLDAIEVTLEKNTLWVFPGRTTRLGWRMRRWFPGLVWKVVHKTEGF